One window of the Nocardia terpenica genome contains the following:
- the pks13 gene encoding polyketide synthase Pks13 (Pks13 is a key enzyme in mycolic acid biosynthesis.), which produces MADNDGTQTTDPTEAAAGSETPGTDMTVAELREWLRRWVAEATGQPIENITVDRPMEEFGLASRDAIALGGDIEEVTGVLLNATIVYQHPTIASLAERIINGEPDIPEDSTDDEYYTSGRQPGEAHDVAIVGLSTRLPGAGDTPESTWEFLINRGDGIRERPEGRWSEFTAEPQVAEVVEKANTKGGYLDQDVIKGFDAEFFAMSPLEVERVDPQQRLAMELTWEALEHARIPASGLKGQPVGVFIGSTSNDFMFLTAMAAGTPPDENTPATAAAYGIMGSVSSIIPNRVSYFFDFRGPSISVDTACSSTLVAVHGAVQALRSGDADLALAGGVNMLLAPFATLGFDGGGAVAKDGHIKAFSSDADGMVRSEGGGMVVLKRLADAERDGDTIYAVIKGSAVNNDGRSNGLLAPNPDAQADVLRRAYRDAGILPSSVDYIEAHGTGTPIGDPIEADALGRVVGRGRDADRPALLGSVKTNFGHLESGAGAASLAKVVMSLQHNVIPPNINYAGPSPYIPFDQAHLKVVDAPTEFPRYSGTATIGVSGFGFGGTNAHVVIQEYVPTPVVSDAAVADTEAAEGDSGQEHAGTTEVELAGTTEAELAGTAEVEPSVPEWTDARTAPLPVILPVSAYLPSRRRRAAADLADWLESEAGQQVPLADVARSLAKRNHGRSRGVVVATTREEAIAGLRAIAAGKPGQGVFTADAPAARGPMWVMAGFGAQHRKMGKQLYLENSIFARTVDQVDELVQFEGGYSVRGMFLDDAQDWDVGTLQVGIFTIQLGLAAVLRAHGAEPEGVVGHSMGEVAGAYISGGLNLEDAVRVICARSRLMGEGEQMLSDAEVRNMALVEYSAEDIEAVLADYPDLEVAVYAAPTNTVIGGPPEQVQAVVARAEAEGKFARVLQTRGAGHTSQTDPLLGELAAELAGIEPSSLRADLYSTVHKAAVYRAGHAPVHDVDYWVTNMRHAVYFTNAVRQAVDSGVTTYLELSPNSVALMQVLGTTFAAGVHDAALIPTLKRKEDESAGLISALAQLYVQGHRVDLPSLLPAGDYADIPRTAFLRKEYWPKVNITAGTGSGNGVVPGAHVALPDGRHAWEVLAGAVTDPAALVHAAAAQVLSDVSLGATVAHSPLPASGTLTTTLTPHLGGASVQVHAKEDNAFRLLFEAVVTGDSGQKHAGIEGNGASGVATPGTSTSDSDVPGTPTSNVPGTPTSNVPGAPASNVPGTLLAGTSGDRWDPNSSQTVEDRLAVIVAESMGYAVEDLPMEIPLMELGLDSLMAMRIKNRVEYEFDIPSLQVQAVRDASLHEVGKVLRYAIEHRDEVRELADRQAAEGGALTVDDNFVAAARAAMESGQDPAAVVKEKVAEQAAAQDDSTPVEEAAAADEDNVPPRDAAERLTFGTWAVVTGKSAGGIFNTLPILDDPTVQKLAERLSERVGAEIDVEELRDCETIEQMADIVRRYEDSGSSIDGLIRTLRAPVEGSDAVPVLVFYPAGGNTLVYEPLLKRLPADTPMYGFERTEGSIEERARQYLPEIRKVQPEGPYVLYGWSLGAVLALQVGQLLREEGADVRWIGLIDLAIPAEPEDNSPEERIRRIERYQAFAKKTFNIAGELDREQLEELAAASDEEQLQIVMELIKFSGTKIPGGVLEHQRTSWVEHQELAKMQPSRYDGNVVLYLADRYHDGAIELEPRYGARRPNGGWDEYIPNLEIIHIPGDHLQIIDEPRIATIGADLTQKLAAIAKGEK; this is translated from the coding sequence ATGGCTGACAACGACGGTACCCAGACCACCGACCCCACCGAAGCCGCCGCGGGGTCCGAAACACCAGGCACCGATATGACGGTGGCCGAGCTGCGTGAGTGGCTGCGGCGCTGGGTCGCCGAGGCGACCGGTCAGCCGATCGAGAACATCACGGTGGACCGCCCGATGGAGGAATTCGGGCTGGCCTCCCGGGATGCCATCGCCCTGGGCGGTGACATCGAGGAAGTCACCGGCGTCCTGCTGAACGCGACGATCGTGTATCAGCACCCGACGATCGCGTCGCTGGCCGAGCGAATCATCAACGGAGAACCGGACATTCCGGAGGACTCCACGGATGACGAGTACTACACCTCGGGACGGCAGCCGGGCGAGGCGCACGATGTGGCGATCGTGGGTCTGTCCACGCGGTTGCCGGGGGCGGGGGATACGCCCGAATCCACCTGGGAATTCCTGATCAATCGCGGAGACGGGATTCGCGAGCGGCCCGAGGGACGCTGGTCGGAGTTCACCGCCGAGCCGCAGGTCGCCGAGGTGGTCGAGAAGGCGAACACCAAGGGCGGCTACCTCGATCAGGACGTGATCAAGGGCTTCGACGCCGAGTTCTTCGCCATGTCTCCGCTCGAGGTGGAGCGTGTCGATCCGCAGCAGCGGCTCGCGATGGAGCTGACCTGGGAGGCGTTGGAGCACGCCCGAATTCCCGCCAGTGGTCTGAAGGGTCAGCCGGTCGGCGTCTTCATCGGCTCGACGAGCAACGACTTCATGTTCCTCACCGCCATGGCCGCGGGCACCCCACCCGACGAGAACACCCCGGCGACGGCTGCCGCCTACGGCATCATGGGCAGCGTCTCGTCGATCATTCCCAACCGCGTGTCCTATTTCTTCGACTTCCGCGGCCCCTCCATCTCCGTCGATACCGCGTGCTCGTCGACCCTGGTCGCGGTGCACGGTGCGGTGCAGGCGCTGCGGAGCGGCGACGCCGATCTCGCGCTCGCCGGTGGCGTCAACATGCTGCTGGCTCCGTTCGCGACGCTCGGATTCGACGGTGGCGGCGCGGTCGCGAAAGACGGTCACATCAAGGCGTTCTCGTCCGATGCGGACGGCATGGTCCGCTCCGAGGGCGGCGGCATGGTGGTGCTCAAGCGCCTGGCCGATGCCGAGCGTGACGGCGACACGATCTACGCGGTCATCAAGGGCTCCGCGGTCAACAATGACGGTCGCTCCAACGGCCTGCTCGCCCCGAACCCCGACGCCCAGGCCGATGTGCTGCGCCGCGCCTACCGCGATGCGGGCATTCTCCCGTCCTCGGTCGACTACATCGAGGCGCACGGCACCGGCACCCCGATCGGCGACCCCATCGAGGCCGATGCGCTCGGTCGCGTGGTCGGTCGCGGCCGCGATGCCGACAGGCCCGCGCTGCTGGGGTCGGTCAAGACCAACTTCGGTCACCTGGAGTCGGGCGCGGGCGCGGCCAGCCTCGCCAAGGTGGTCATGTCGTTGCAGCACAACGTCATTCCGCCGAACATCAACTACGCGGGCCCGAGCCCGTACATCCCCTTCGACCAGGCCCACCTGAAGGTCGTCGACGCCCCCACCGAATTCCCCCGCTACAGCGGCACCGCCACCATCGGCGTCTCCGGCTTCGGCTTCGGCGGCACCAACGCCCACGTGGTCATCCAGGAGTACGTGCCGACCCCCGTCGTCTCCGATGCGGCCGTGGCGGATACGGAAGCGGCGGAGGGGGATTCCGGCCAAGAGCACGCCGGAACCACAGAGGTGGAGCTCGCCGGAACCACGGAGGCGGAGCTCGCCGGAACCGCGGAGGTGGAGCCGTCCGTTCCGGAATGGACCGACGCTCGCACCGCGCCCCTGCCCGTGATCCTGCCCGTCTCGGCCTACCTGCCCTCCCGGCGCCGCCGGGCCGCCGCCGATCTGGCCGACTGGCTGGAATCCGAAGCGGGGCAGCAGGTTCCGTTGGCGGATGTGGCGCGGTCGCTGGCCAAGCGCAATCACGGCCGGTCGCGCGGCGTGGTGGTGGCCACCACCCGCGAGGAGGCGATCGCCGGGCTGCGCGCCATCGCGGCCGGGAAGCCGGGGCAAGGCGTGTTCACCGCCGACGCCCCCGCCGCCCGGGGTCCGATGTGGGTCATGGCCGGATTCGGTGCGCAGCACCGCAAGATGGGCAAGCAGCTGTACCTGGAGAACTCGATCTTCGCCCGGACCGTCGACCAGGTCGACGAGCTGGTGCAGTTCGAGGGCGGCTACTCGGTGCGCGGCATGTTCCTCGACGATGCCCAGGACTGGGACGTGGGCACGTTGCAGGTCGGCATCTTCACCATCCAGCTGGGCCTGGCCGCGGTGCTGCGCGCGCACGGCGCCGAGCCGGAGGGCGTGGTCGGTCACTCCATGGGTGAGGTTGCGGGAGCCTACATTTCGGGCGGCCTGAACCTGGAGGACGCGGTGCGCGTGATCTGCGCGCGGTCGCGGCTCATGGGCGAGGGCGAGCAGATGCTGTCCGACGCCGAGGTCCGCAATATGGCCCTGGTCGAGTACAGCGCCGAGGATATCGAGGCCGTGCTCGCGGACTATCCGGACCTCGAGGTCGCGGTGTACGCCGCGCCGACCAACACCGTCATCGGCGGCCCGCCGGAGCAGGTGCAGGCGGTCGTGGCCCGCGCGGAGGCCGAGGGCAAGTTCGCCCGCGTGCTGCAGACCCGCGGCGCGGGCCACACCTCGCAGACCGATCCACTGCTGGGCGAGCTGGCCGCGGAACTGGCGGGGATCGAGCCGAGTTCGCTGCGGGCGGACCTGTACTCGACCGTGCACAAGGCCGCGGTGTATCGCGCGGGCCATGCCCCGGTGCACGACGTGGACTACTGGGTCACCAATATGCGGCACGCGGTGTACTTCACCAATGCGGTGCGGCAGGCGGTGGACAGCGGCGTCACCACCTACCTGGAGCTGTCGCCGAATTCCGTTGCGCTGATGCAGGTGCTGGGCACCACGTTCGCGGCGGGCGTGCACGACGCGGCGCTGATCCCGACGCTCAAGCGCAAGGAGGACGAGTCCGCGGGCCTGATCTCGGCGCTGGCGCAGCTGTACGTGCAGGGCCATCGGGTCGACCTGCCCTCGCTGCTGCCCGCCGGCGACTACGCCGACATTCCGCGCACCGCGTTCCTGCGCAAGGAGTACTGGCCCAAGGTCAATATCACTGCCGGGACCGGCTCCGGCAACGGCGTCGTGCCGGGCGCGCACGTCGCGCTGCCGGACGGCCGCCACGCCTGGGAGGTGCTGGCCGGTGCCGTCACCGACCCGGCCGCGCTGGTGCACGCCGCCGCCGCACAGGTGCTGTCGGACGTCTCGCTCGGCGCGACCGTCGCCCACTCCCCCCTGCCCGCCTCCGGCACCCTCACCACCACCCTGACACCACACCTCGGCGGTGCCTCGGTCCAGGTGCACGCCAAGGAGGACAACGCTTTCCGACTGCTGTTCGAGGCCGTGGTGACGGGGGATTCCGGCCAAAAGCACGCCGGAATCGAGGGGAATGGGGCATCGGGAGTGGCGACTCCTGGCACTTCTACTTCGGACTCTGACGTTCCCGGCACGCCCACATCCAATGTTCCCGGCACGCCCACATCCAATGTTCCCGGCGCGCCCGCATCCAATGTTCCCGGCACGCTTTTGGCCGGGACCTCCGGCGACCGTTGGGATCCCAACAGCTCCCAAACAGTCGAAGACCGCCTCGCCGTCATCGTCGCCGAGTCCATGGGCTACGCCGTCGAGGACCTCCCCATGGAGATCCCGCTCATGGAGCTGGGCCTGGACTCGCTCATGGCGATGCGCATCAAGAATCGCGTCGAGTACGAGTTCGATATTCCGTCCCTCCAGGTGCAGGCCGTGCGCGACGCCAGCCTGCACGAGGTCGGCAAGGTGCTGCGGTATGCCATCGAGCATCGCGACGAGGTGCGCGAGCTCGCCGATCGGCAGGCCGCCGAGGGCGGCGCGCTGACGGTGGACGACAACTTCGTCGCCGCCGCCCGGGCGGCCATGGAGTCGGGGCAGGACCCGGCCGCGGTGGTCAAGGAGAAGGTCGCCGAACAGGCCGCGGCACAGGATGATTCGACGCCCGTCGAGGAGGCGGCCGCCGCGGACGAGGACAATGTCCCCCCGCGCGATGCGGCCGAGCGCCTCACCTTCGGCACCTGGGCGGTCGTCACCGGTAAGTCCGCGGGCGGCATCTTCAACACCCTGCCGATCCTGGACGATCCGACCGTGCAGAAGCTGGCCGAGCGGCTGTCGGAGCGGGTCGGCGCCGAGATCGATGTCGAGGAACTGCGCGACTGCGAGACCATCGAGCAGATGGCCGATATCGTGCGGCGCTACGAGGACAGCGGCTCCAGCATCGACGGCCTGATCCGGACGCTGCGCGCACCCGTCGAGGGCTCGGACGCGGTGCCGGTGCTGGTGTTCTACCCGGCCGGTGGCAACACGCTGGTGTACGAGCCGCTGCTGAAGCGCCTGCCCGCCGACACCCCGATGTACGGCTTCGAGCGGACCGAGGGCTCCATCGAAGAGCGTGCGCGCCAGTACCTTCCCGAGATCCGCAAGGTGCAGCCGGAGGGCCCGTACGTGCTCTACGGCTGGTCGCTGGGCGCGGTGCTGGCCCTGCAGGTCGGGCAGCTGCTCCGGGAGGAGGGCGCCGATGTTCGCTGGATCGGCCTCATCGATCTGGCGATTCCGGCCGAGCCGGAGGACAACAGCCCGGAAGAGCGGATCCGCCGGATCGAGCGATACCAGGCATTCGCCAAGAAGACCTTCAATATCGCCGGTGAACTGGATCGCGAACAGCTCGAGGAACTGGCCGCCGCCAGCGACGAGGAGCAGCTGCAGATCGTGATGGAGCTGATCAAGTTCTCCGGGACGAAGATTCCCGGCGGCGTGCTCGAACACCAGCGCACCTCGTGGGTCGAGCACCAGGAACTGGCGAAGATGCAGCCGTCCCGCTACGACGGGAATGTCGTTCTCTACCTTGCCGATCGCTATCACGACGGTGCGATCGAGCTGGAGCCCCGCTACGGCGCGCGCCGCCCCAACGGCGGCTGGGATGAGTACATCCCGAATCTGGAGATCATCCACATCCCGGGTGATCACCTCCAGATCATCGATGAACCACGCATCGCCACGATCGGCGCCGACCTCACCCAGAAGCTGGCGGCGATCGCGAAGGGAGAGAAGTGA
- the fadD32 gene encoding long-chain-fatty-acid--AMP ligase FadD32, whose amino-acid sequence MTDETFDDYLDDTGNIRIPEGRTLVDYVEKHTRNDANDLAYRYIDYSRERDGEYQDLTWKEFGVRLRAVAARLQQVTKPGDRVAILAPQGLDYVISFFAAIYAGCISVPLFDPDEPGHTDRLHAVLADSAPSAILTASSSAAGVRQLFRALPAPQRPRIIAVDAVPDTLGEAWVRPDITVDDIAYLQYTSGSTRTPAGVEITHRAVGTNLLQMVNAINLDWSSRGVTWLPLFHDMGLLCVILPAIGGKYITIMSPSAFVRRPYRWIKELAAVSDGAGTFAAAPNFAFEHAAARGLPKNGESLDLSNVIGLINGSEPVTTSSMKKFNEAFAPYGLPKTAIKPCYGMAEATLFVSATRHEDEAKVIYVDRTELNAGRIVKVAQGTPNSIPQVSCGYIALSQWAAIVDPDTIDAPEGAHELPEGRVGEIWLHGNNIGIGYWGRDAETRTTFKNLLPNRLPEGSHAEGTDPDAIWLRTGDYGVYVDGELYITGRVKDLVIVDGRNHYPQDLEYSAQEASKLLRPGFIAAFSVPANQLPPEVFAADSHSALTYDPDDSSEQLVIVAERGPGAHKADPGPIADAVRGAISARHGVTARDVLLVPAGSIPRTSSGKIARRACKAEYLEGTLRGGHQQQAFPDAPDE is encoded by the coding sequence ATGACGGACGAGACTTTCGACGACTACCTGGACGACACCGGGAACATCAGAATTCCCGAGGGCCGCACCCTCGTCGATTATGTCGAGAAGCACACGCGCAACGATGCCAACGATCTTGCGTACCGCTACATCGACTACTCGCGAGAGCGCGATGGCGAGTACCAGGACCTGACCTGGAAGGAGTTCGGTGTTCGGCTGCGCGCGGTGGCCGCTCGCCTGCAGCAGGTGACCAAGCCGGGCGACCGGGTGGCCATTCTGGCGCCGCAGGGTCTGGACTACGTCATCTCCTTCTTCGCCGCCATCTACGCCGGGTGCATCTCGGTGCCGCTGTTCGACCCGGACGAGCCCGGCCACACCGACCGCCTGCACGCGGTGCTGGCCGACAGTGCGCCCTCGGCCATCCTGACGGCGAGCTCCTCCGCCGCCGGGGTGCGCCAGCTGTTCCGCGCGCTTCCGGCCCCGCAGCGCCCGCGCATCATCGCCGTGGACGCGGTGCCCGACACGCTCGGCGAGGCGTGGGTGCGCCCCGACATCACCGTCGACGACATCGCGTACCTGCAGTACACCTCCGGCTCGACCCGCACCCCCGCGGGCGTGGAGATCACCCACCGCGCGGTCGGCACCAACCTGCTGCAGATGGTGAACGCGATCAACCTGGACTGGAGCTCGCGCGGCGTCACCTGGCTGCCGCTGTTCCACGATATGGGCCTGCTGTGCGTGATCCTGCCCGCGATCGGCGGCAAGTACATCACCATCATGTCGCCCAGCGCGTTCGTGCGGCGTCCGTACCGGTGGATCAAGGAACTGGCCGCGGTCTCCGACGGCGCCGGAACCTTCGCCGCCGCACCGAATTTCGCGTTCGAGCACGCGGCCGCGCGCGGTCTGCCGAAAAACGGTGAGTCGCTGGATCTGTCGAACGTGATCGGCCTGATCAACGGCAGCGAACCGGTGACCACCTCCTCGATGAAGAAGTTCAACGAGGCGTTCGCCCCCTACGGGCTGCCCAAGACCGCCATCAAGCCGTGCTACGGCATGGCCGAGGCCACCCTGTTCGTGTCGGCGACCCGGCACGAGGACGAGGCCAAGGTCATCTACGTCGATCGCACCGAACTGAACGCGGGGCGCATCGTCAAGGTCGCCCAGGGCACCCCGAATTCCATCCCGCAGGTCAGCTGCGGCTACATCGCGCTGTCGCAGTGGGCGGCCATCGTCGACCCCGACACCATCGACGCCCCCGAGGGCGCGCACGAGCTGCCGGAGGGCCGGGTCGGCGAGATCTGGCTGCACGGCAACAACATCGGCATCGGCTACTGGGGACGCGACGCCGAGACCCGCACCACGTTCAAGAACCTGCTGCCCAACCGCCTGCCCGAGGGCAGCCACGCCGAGGGCACCGACCCCGACGCCATCTGGCTGCGCACCGGCGACTACGGCGTGTACGTCGACGGCGAGCTCTACATCACCGGCCGCGTCAAGGACCTGGTCATCGTCGACGGCCGCAACCACTACCCCCAGGACCTCGAGTACTCCGCGCAGGAGGCCAGCAAGCTGCTGCGGCCCGGCTTCATCGCCGCGTTCTCGGTCCCGGCCAACCAGCTGCCCCCGGAGGTCTTCGCCGCCGACAGCCACTCGGCCCTGACCTACGACCCGGACGACTCCTCCGAGCAGCTGGTGATCGTGGCCGAACGCGGACCCGGCGCGCACAAGGCCGACCCGGGCCCGATCGCCGACGCGGTGCGCGGCGCGATCTCCGCCCGCCACGGCGTCACCGCCCGCGACGTACTGTTGGTCCCGGCGGGCTCGATTCCGCGCACCTCCAGCGGCAAGATCGCCCGCCGCGCCTGCAAGGCCGAATACCTGGAAGGCACGCTGCGCGGTGGACACCAGCAGCAGGCATTCCCCGATGCACCCGACGAGTGA
- a CDS encoding LLM class F420-dependent oxidoreductase, protein MTEAVAETGTTALGTAPRPFRFAAAGEGNPQEGGARRFIRLAQQAEEYGYDSFAIPDHLGPQVGPIAALGALAVATDRIRIGTSVLANGFRHPVVLAKDAATIDVLSRGRLELGVGAGWLSDEFDAAGIAYETPGVRLEKLDEALTILDVLLRGQECHFEGRHYRVRGIKGTPRPRQGPRPPLATGGGGPKMLRLAAKHADIISVVPVTTRHGKGLLSGITLDKTIEKVNLIKEAAGDRFADIELNWTITAVMITDDRERTAEMALSAIEKGLHPDLEVDVRLSVEDILTSPYVAIGTFDEIAAQIRNVRQLTSMSYVGVFPTQMDAFAPVIPLLREE, encoded by the coding sequence ATGACAGAAGCCGTCGCCGAGACCGGCACGACCGCGCTGGGTACCGCCCCGCGGCCGTTCCGGTTCGCGGCGGCGGGCGAGGGAAATCCGCAGGAGGGTGGCGCCCGCCGGTTCATCAGGCTGGCGCAGCAGGCCGAGGAGTACGGCTACGACTCCTTCGCCATACCCGATCACCTCGGACCGCAGGTCGGCCCGATCGCCGCGCTCGGCGCGCTGGCGGTGGCCACCGACCGCATCCGAATCGGAACATCGGTGCTGGCCAACGGTTTTCGGCACCCGGTGGTGCTGGCCAAGGACGCCGCCACCATCGATGTGCTGTCGCGGGGGCGGCTGGAGCTCGGCGTCGGCGCGGGCTGGCTCTCCGACGAGTTCGACGCCGCGGGCATCGCTTACGAGACGCCGGGTGTGCGGCTGGAGAAACTGGACGAGGCGCTGACCATCCTGGACGTGCTGCTGCGCGGTCAGGAATGCCACTTCGAGGGCAGGCACTACCGGGTGCGCGGTATCAAGGGCACCCCGCGGCCGCGGCAGGGCCCGCGCCCGCCGCTGGCCACCGGGGGTGGCGGACCGAAGATGTTGCGGCTGGCCGCGAAACACGCCGACATCATCTCTGTGGTTCCGGTCACCACCCGGCACGGTAAGGGTCTGCTCTCCGGCATCACCCTCGACAAGACCATCGAGAAAGTGAATCTGATCAAGGAGGCGGCCGGGGATCGATTTGCCGATATCGAGCTGAACTGGACCATCACCGCCGTGATGATCACCGACGACCGGGAGCGCACCGCCGAGATGGCGTTGTCCGCGATCGAGAAGGGGTTACACCCGGATCTCGAAGTGGATGTGCGGCTTTCGGTAGAGGACATCCTGACGTCGCCGTATGTGGCGATCGGCACATTCGACGAGATCGCCGCCCAGATCCGTAACGTGCGGCAACTGACATCGATGTCCTATGTCGGAGTGTTTCCGACCCAGATGGACGCCTTCGCACCGGTGATACCGCTGTTGCGGGAGGAGTAA
- a CDS encoding cutinase family protein: protein MGCLAVLAILAVLVAVIVLLWYLLAGLLHVPKPGPPGPTRPTTQPASCPDVQLLAIPGTWESSSGDDPHNPTANPNSLMLGITNPVRQQFPDSRLDVYTVPYVAQFSNPIALPPDGQQSYNNSRSEGTRRAVDELTTMHRNCPLTTYVIAGFSQGAVIGGDVAADIGAGKGPIPADQVLGVTLIADGRRDSGPGQATEIGQSPPGVGAEVALRGLNVPGITMTGPRPGFGALADRTFTICAPGDLICDAPKQALNPFNIVPSLMTLVHAVGNPVHSLYASFRVNADGTTATNWTAAWAEQLIDKAPHPAHS from the coding sequence GTGGGTTGTCTGGCCGTGCTCGCGATCCTCGCGGTTCTCGTCGCCGTGATCGTGCTGCTGTGGTACCTGCTGGCCGGGCTGCTGCACGTGCCCAAGCCCGGCCCGCCCGGGCCGACGAGGCCCACCACCCAGCCCGCCTCCTGCCCGGACGTGCAGCTGCTGGCGATTCCCGGCACCTGGGAGTCCAGCAGCGGCGACGACCCGCACAACCCGACGGCCAACCCGAACTCGCTGATGCTGGGCATCACCAACCCGGTGCGCCAGCAGTTCCCGGACAGCCGCCTGGACGTCTACACGGTCCCGTACGTGGCGCAGTTCTCCAATCCGATCGCGCTGCCGCCGGACGGCCAGCAGTCCTACAACAACAGCCGTTCCGAGGGCACCCGGCGCGCCGTCGACGAGCTCACCACGATGCACCGGAACTGCCCGCTGACGACCTATGTGATCGCCGGTTTCTCGCAGGGCGCGGTGATCGGCGGCGACGTGGCCGCCGACATCGGAGCGGGCAAGGGCCCGATCCCGGCCGACCAGGTGCTGGGCGTCACGCTCATCGCCGACGGCCGCCGCGACAGCGGTCCCGGGCAGGCCACCGAGATCGGTCAGAGCCCGCCGGGCGTGGGGGCCGAGGTGGCGCTGCGCGGGCTGAACGTGCCCGGGATCACCATGACCGGCCCGCGGCCGGGCTTCGGGGCGCTCGCCGATCGCACCTTCACCATCTGCGCGCCCGGCGACCTCATCTGCGACGCACCCAAACAGGCGCTGAATCCGTTCAACATCGTCCCCAGCCTGATGACGCTGGTGCACGCGGTCGGCAATCCGGTGCACAGCCTCTACGCCTCGTTCCGGGTGAACGCCGACGGCACCACCGCCACCAACTGGACCGCGGCCTGGGCCGAGCAGCTGATCGACAAGGCGCCGCATCCGGCGCACTCGTAA
- a CDS encoding DUF732 domain-containing protein has translation MLRTRGVGATLAIASVLLLAACGGNDSTASSKPTLKTSTSATATVPPAQSPSAAPGGDQQTVPEPPSAAPTTSAAAERPEPVQPTATAPDNPPLSAKDQAFLDELKKRGVVPSSPDIALTAANYVCQGKASGASDQEISTYVNAMAGSDPAFDPNKMSVEQAGKIYIDTATQTYCNK, from the coding sequence ATGCTTCGGACCCGTGGAGTCGGCGCGACACTGGCGATCGCCTCCGTCCTCCTCCTCGCCGCCTGCGGTGGCAACGATTCGACGGCCTCGAGCAAGCCGACGCTGAAGACCTCGACCTCGGCGACGGCCACGGTGCCGCCCGCGCAGAGCCCGTCCGCCGCGCCCGGCGGTGACCAGCAGACCGTGCCCGAGCCGCCGTCCGCCGCGCCGACCACGTCCGCCGCGGCCGAGCGCCCGGAGCCGGTGCAGCCCACCGCGACCGCGCCCGACAACCCGCCGCTGTCGGCCAAGGATCAGGCGTTCCTGGACGAGCTGAAGAAGCGCGGCGTCGTCCCGTCCAGCCCCGACATCGCGCTGACCGCCGCCAACTACGTCTGCCAGGGCAAGGCCAGCGGCGCCTCCGATCAGGAGATCTCCACCTACGTCAACGCCATGGCCGGGTCCGATCCCGCCTTCGATCCGAACAAGATGTCGGTCGAGCAGGCCGGGAAGATCTACATCGACACCGCGACCCAGACCTACTGCAACAAGTGA